A stretch of the Taeniopygia guttata chromosome 3, bTaeGut7.mat, whole genome shotgun sequence genome encodes the following:
- the BATF3 gene encoding basic leucine zipper transcriptional factor ATF-like 3 isoform X2: MSCAGPAAAAGASALSRGAAAEGGQQSREEDDRKVRRREKNRVAAQRSRKKQTQKADKLHEEYESLEQENTSLKREIGKLTDEMKHLSEVLKDHEKICPLLHCTMNFVTIPRPDALASCLPR, from the exons ATGTCGTgcgccggccccgcggcggcggcgggggccaGCGCGCTGTCCCGGGGCGCGGCGGCCGAGGGCGGCCAGCAG AGTCGTGAAGAAGATGACAGAAAAGtaaggaggagagaaaaaaatcgAGTTGCTGCACAGAGGAGCCGGAAGAAGCAAACTCAGAAAGCAGATAAACTTCACGAG GAATATGAGTCTCTTGAGCAAGAAAATACCTCCCTGAAAAGAGAAATCGGAAAGCTAACAGATGAAATGAAACACTTGAGTGAAGTGTTGAAGGATCATGAAAAGATCTGTCCACTATTGCACTGCACCATGAACTTTGTGACCATACCAAGGCCTGATGCACTTGCCAGCTGCCTACCAAGATGA
- the BATF3 gene encoding basic leucine zipper transcriptional factor ATF-like 3 isoform X1, with protein MPCPHTHDPGLSWLSRMWSCRRFREPMSAERGGQERPESREEDDRKVRRREKNRVAAQRSRKKQTQKADKLHEEYESLEQENTSLKREIGKLTDEMKHLSEVLKDHEKICPLLHCTMNFVTIPRPDALASCLPR; from the exons ATGCCGTGTCCTCACACCCACGATCCCGGCCTGAGCTGGCTGTCCCGCATGTGGAGCTGCCGCCGCTTCAGAGAGCCGATGTCAGCGGAGCGCGGCGGGCAGGAGCGGCCGGAG AGTCGTGAAGAAGATGACAGAAAAGtaaggaggagagaaaaaaatcgAGTTGCTGCACAGAGGAGCCGGAAGAAGCAAACTCAGAAAGCAGATAAACTTCACGAG GAATATGAGTCTCTTGAGCAAGAAAATACCTCCCTGAAAAGAGAAATCGGAAAGCTAACAGATGAAATGAAACACTTGAGTGAAGTGTTGAAGGATCATGAAAAGATCTGTCCACTATTGCACTGCACCATGAACTTTGTGACCATACCAAGGCCTGATGCACTTGCCAGCTGCCTACCAAGATGA